Genomic DNA from Fimbriimonas ginsengisoli Gsoil 348:
TGTTTTATATTGTGAAGCCGGATTTCTCCGACGCCGACGTTCAGAAGGTCGCCGACCGGTTCAAGGGAATCGTCGAGACCCACGGCGGCACCGTCGAGAAGGCGGGCAAGTGGGACAAGCGGAAGCTCGCCTACGAGATCAACGGGTTCAAAGAAGGAAACTACGTCCTCATGAACTTTGAGGCGGAGGCCAAAGTGCCCGCCGAGCTTAGCCGACTTTTGGGAATTTCCGACGACGTAATCCGTCACCGCATCTACAAGATGGACGACAAACCGGCTAAGGTATAGCCCTATGTCCTCGCTGAATCGCGTCATCCTGATCGGCCGGCTCGTGCGCGACCCTGAGTTGCGCACGACGAACACCGGCAAGAGCGTCGTTGAGTTCTCGATCGCCGTCGACAAGCGATTCAAACCGCAGGACCCAAGCCAGCCGACGGCGGATTTCTTCCGCTGCAAGGCATGGGATAAGACGGCGGAGTTTGTAAGCAACTACCTCTCCAAAGGCCGGTTGGCCGCGGTCGAGGGGCGCATCGAGACGCGGAAGTTCGTCGACAAAGAGGGAAACAACCGCGAGATTTTCGAGATCGTCGCCGACAGCGTCCAAGGCCTCGACCGGCCGCGCGACGACGCTCCGGGCAATGCCGGCGGCGGGCAGAGCTACGGCGGTGGCGGCGGCCGACCCGCCGGTGGCGCCGCCCCGAGCCCCGATGAGTACGATCCGTTCGCTGACGAGTAAGTCGAGCGAAAAAATGAGAGCGTCAGGCGGCAAGTGGGATTCTTCCCACTTGCCGCCTGATGTTTTGTCGGTTCGGTGACGCTAAACTTAGGGAGAGAATTATGAATCTGAACGATCGCGCCGTTGTGACTGAACTCGATCCCAAAGGGATCCTCGCGCTAACCGAAGGATTTCCGGCGCAATGCCGGGAAGCGTTCGAGATCGCGAGTCGCGTGGATGCGCCGAAGCTGGAAAATCGCCCCGGCGTGGTCGCGTTGGCGGGGATGGGCGGTTCGGGCGCGGGCGGCGACTTCGTCCGGGCGATTTTCGAGGCGCACGGAGGCGCGCCGTTCATCGTCGTCCGCGACTACGCCGTTCCAAGCTACATCGGCGTTGGCGACGTGGTCTTCTGCGCAAGCTACAGCGGCAACACGGAGGAGACTCTATCGGCCTACGCCTCCGCAAAGAAATCGGGCGCGCGAATCGTGGCGGTCACCAGCGGCGGAAAGCTTAAGGAGCAGGCGGAAGCCGATGGTTACACCGTCTACCTGGTGCCCGGCGGCCAGCCGCCCCGTACCGCGCTCGGGTACATGATGGTTCCGGTTTTGGTCGCTTGCCACCGTATGAAGTTGATCCCGGACCCGGAGATCGAGAAGGCGATCGCGCTGCTGGAGACATGCGGTGAAGATTGGGGGCCGGAGGCGAAAGATAACGATGCCAAGGCGCTCGCCGGAAAGATGCACGGCGCGTTGCCGATCATTTACGGTCTCGGAAGCTGGCAGGGCTACATCGCCAACCGATGGCGGTGCCAGATCAACGAAAATGCGAAGCATCTCGCTTTCGTGAACACCTATCCGGAGCTGAACCACAACGAGATCATGGGTTGGGTCGGCGCCACCGGCCAGAGCGTCGGCCGCTACGTCGGCGTCGTGTTGGAAGACGGGTCCGAGAGCGTTCGCATGAAGGCGCGAGCTCGCGTCACCGAAGGACTCATTGGGGAGACGTGCTCCTTCACCCACGTCCCGGCTTTGGGCGAAACCCTCCTGGAGAAGATGCTGACGCTCGCCCACTACGGCGACTACGTCTCGGTGTATCTGGCCCGCTTGAACGGCGTGGACCCCGAAGATATCGGCTCGATCAACCGCCTAAAGGACGAACTCGCCAAGGTCTCGTAGGCCCTTCATGACGCTCACCGAAGCGCAAAAGTGCGAGTTCGTCGAGCGCGGCTTCGTGAAGCTTTCGGGCCTCTTAGGTGCCCGTTGCCCGGGGATTATGGTCACCAACAAAATAGATTGACAACACAGATTCACCCGTAGCCCGGGAATTTATCCCCGGTAGAACCTTGAACCGCGGCTCAAGCCACGGGCTACGGGCATACCGATATTGTTCTTGATGACCAGTTTTCTCGGAGGCAGGTTCTTGATGACCAGTTTTCTCGGAGGCAGGTCTGGAGACCGGCGGTCCTTAGCGTACGTGCCTGGCCAGATACCGGGCGTACAGGTCGCACGCGAGGTCGACGCCTTGACCGGGAGTTTCTTTGAGGACACCGGCGGCGATGAGGCGCTCGACTCCGTCGGCTTCTGCCGGCGGGAGCATCGCGAGCGACGAGCGGACGGCGGCCAGCACCGAGGGGACATGTGAGACCGCGATCAGCATCCTTTTGAGATGATCGCCGAACGGTCCGTCGTCCTGGTCGGCGGTTTCCAGCAACGCGCCAAAGGTGAGCTTCTTGGAGGCCAGCACTTCAAGGGCACGCCGGGTCAAGAACGGCTGGCCGTCGAGCAGGAATTGGAGCGCCTCGATGTCGGAGCGGCGCTCGACCGGCTTGCCGTACTTTTCGTTGAGGTCCATCGTCTGCTCCACGGTGAAGTTCCGCAGAGAGATCTGTCGGCCGACGTTGAACGGTGATTGATTCAGGTCTCGAATGAAGAGCCGAGCCTCCGTTGCGTATCCGATTACCACCGTGAATCGCGACCACGGTCCCTTTGGATCGCGCGCCCGGGCGTTGTGCCAAGAGCGGACCAGTCCGAAAAAGTCGCCCGAGAACGGAGCGGAGAAGACCCGATCGGCTTCGTCCAAGAACCAGACGAACGGCTTCTCCGAGTCCTCCAATAAGGCTCGCAGGAAGTTATCCAGGTTTACCGAAGGGCCGAAAACTTCCAGCCACTCGCCGGCAAAGTCGTACTTAAACCCGGTCTGGCGAGCGAGCATCGCCGCAAGCAAGCGGGCGAACTGATCTTCGTAAAAGAACTGCGAAGCGCTCAGGGTCTGGAAATCGGTGGAGGCCTGACGCCATCCCAACTCCTCGACCAGCAAAGCCCCGCGGCCGATGAGGGAAGTCTTCCCAATCTGACGCGGTCCCTTGACCAAGACGATGCTTTCGTTGTTTCGCAACGCGGCGTCGAACTCTGCGTCCGTCTCTCGCCAGGTGTAAAACGGCGATGAAGCGGAGACGGCTCCGCCCGCGGGCTCGATCGGAACGACTTTCTTGGGGATGGGAGCCGAGTCTTCGAGGGCGGCCAAAACCTCGGCCACGATCGGTTCGTCATCCTCCGGACCCTTCCACACTGCGAATTGAAACTCTCCGACCTGGGCCGCCACCGCCCCCTCTAGCTTCGTGTCTGCGCCGATTAATATCGGAAGGATTTTCGGTTTGCCGGTCTTACGGAACTGATCGGTTGCCGTCTCGATCTCGTACTCAAGCATTTCGCTCTTCCAAGCCGACTCGGAAAGGAGGACGACGAGGGCGTCCGCAGTTCGAATCGTCTGCTCGATCGCCTTCGCCCACTCGACGCCGATCTTGAGGTGGCGATCGACGAAAACCGGGTGGCCGGCATCCCGAAGCGATTGCTCTAAAAGCGCCAGCAGATGATCGTCTGGTTGCGCGTTGCGCTTGTACAGCAAAACTACCATGGGGTCGGGAGGATGCTAGCACGATTGCCGATCTTCTGCAAATCTCCCCGGCGACTACCGTCGTACGTCTTTCAGGCTAGAAGCGCTAACCGGGACGCGACAAGAGGGATCTCGCTCGCTGGATTCCCATGCCCGGATCTTGCCGTCTTCGCAAGCGGCCACCACTTTCTTCCCATCCGCGGTAAAGAGAATGGATCGAACGGACCCGTTCGAGGCCTTCATGTCGGCGAGCTGAACGCCCGTAACGGCATCCCATAGCTGCCAAGACCCGCCATCGTTGGCGGTCACCACACGTTTGCCGTCGGGAGATAGATCGGCGCCGCCGATCCGTTGGGCGACGTTCCCCTGGAACTCCATTTTTTCGGTGAGGGAGGCCATGTCCCAAAGCACCGCCCGCCCATCGGCGCCGCAGGTGAAGAAGCTCTTTCCGTCGGCGGAGAAGGTCAAATTGGTGATGCGGAGGTTGTGTCGCTCCAACCTGGCCCTGACCTTGCCGGTATGGGCGTCCAGAACGAGCAGAGCCGCCGCTCCCACGAAGGCAAAGACGGAGTCTCCCCTCGGCGAGACCCAGAGCCCGTTACGCCAGCCCTCGGCATGGTATTTCCAAAGCACTTCGCCGGTTTCACCCGAGATGCCCAAGATATCGCTCGTTTGCGGCATCAAAATCGCGAACACGTCCCGAGCGATTCCGCCGGAAAAATTGATCGGAACCATCGGTAAACGAATCGGCTTTGCGTCGCTAAAGGGATCGGTAAAGATCGTCGCTTGGGCTGCGCCCTTCGTGTACTCCACTTGCCATCGGCCGTTGTACGTGTAGCCGCGAAAATGGGCCGGAGCGGGCGATAGTCGGCCTTGCACCAAGCCCGGGTCGGAGAATCGGAGGAGGCCACGGGGCGAGACCTGAAAGACGGCGAGGTTATTTTGGCCGTTGCGGCCGATTCGGTCTCCTTGGCCTAATATTCGAGGACCCACTGAGTTTCGGAGATCGAAGAGCCGTACCGACGCGGACGCCGCTACGATTTCTGAACTGGAAGCGGTCCCCGAAAGATTCCATATGTTGAGGATCGTCCCCAGTGGGTTGCCGGTTGGAAACTCTTCGACGATCGCCTTGCCCGTGCGGTCGAGGGTGACGACCTTTTGTTCTCCGTCCGAGAAGCAGCCAGCGGTCCGGGTTTCGCCAGGGGACCAGAGGCGCCGGTAGATCGTTTCGTGGCGATCGACGTCACGACCTATCGTCCCCGACTTGCCGTCCCCGTAAAGCAAGTATTTCCCTGAGTCGGACAGGTCGTAGAACGCGCCGCTGTCCTCGAGGGTGAAGCGATCCACCTCCCGGTGAGACGACGGCTCCATCACCACGACGTTGCGAAGGCCGGCTTTGCCGGCTCCGCGTCCGGGGGTGATCAGAACTCGGCTTCCATCTCGCGAGAAAGCCACTGGGAGTTCGATGGAAAGCCCCGGTCCCCCCCAACAAAAGGTTTGGTGACCGGTGGTCAGATTCCACAGATCGACCCTCCCGCCGGGAACTTTGTTAGGAAGCTCTTCCAGGGTGAGGACGATGTCCGAATTCGGGCGAGTCTCAAGGGTCGAGATCCTGCCGTCCGGATTTCCAATCCGCCTCAGTTCCTTGCGCGATATCAGATCGACCACGGGCGCCGGAGTGACTTGCGTATCGACAGTTAGGAAGCCGGTCTTGGTGGCGACCACTTGCTGGGTCGGCGTTAAATTTCTCGTGCAAATCGTCCGCTTAGACGTCCGGTCGATGACCGTCGCCGTCATGGTCACGTCGTCGGTCAGGCAGATGAGTCGGCCGTCCCACGTGAGATAGCCGTTCTCCCGCTTGCCCGGGGCTCGGTAGTCGAGGGTGTACTCCTCCTTCGCATCGTGGAGGCGCTTCATCCAGAGTCCCCATTCGATGCTCCGGTAAGGGCTGTTTTTCGTACGTTCCAGGATCTGTGCGATCCGCGGGGTGTCTCCGTTTTCCTCGAAGAGGCGGAGATTATTCATGTCCGCGATGTACAGCTCTCGGTCGAGGGCGACGGTTGCGGCTTCGGCCCTGCGTTGCGAGGTCCAGGCGAAGATTCCGAACGCGGCCACGGTTGCCAGAACCGCGGCGTAGGCGGCGGTGGCGCGAATGATTCCCCGGCGGAACGACTGTTGCAGCCGCAGCAACTCTTGCCCCGGCATGTTTTCTTGGATCCACTCCGCATCGAACACCCGCTGGTAGATCCGGTTTCTCGGGCGAAGCCGCATGCCGTCGGACCGGACCAAACCCGAGAGCTTGAGGAGGCTCGCCACCCGGTTTGCCTCGTCGTCGGTCACCGGTTTACCCTTGAGCGCGCGGGCGTACGCGGAAAGAAGGTCGGCTCGGAACCGTTCGGGGTCCGGCTCGGCAAAGCCGGCATTCAGAGCCCGATTCGCAACATCCGCCAGGTTGACGTTTCGATCGCGAGCCTTGGGCCCGAAGAGCTCCTTTTCGATCAAGTCGTCCACTTGCTTGGACGTTTGGATCGCGGGATCGGCCGCGATAGCGGCGCATAGGCTCTGGCTAAGGAACGGATGGCCTCCGGTCCAGTAGTGGACGCGCTCGATGAGCGTATCCCCGTTCGGGCCGAGCGCGCTTGCTAGCCTGCGCATCTCCTCGACCGTAAAATCCCGTAGGTAAACCCGCTCGCCGATGTTGAACGGCGTCGTCGTAGGGTTCCTAATCAGGTCGCTGGGCACCGCGACGCCGAGGATGCAGAAGGTCAGCCTTTGGAACGCGGGATCTTGCACGCGACGATTGAAACACTCCCGGATCCCGGCGAAGAATTCGTCGGTGTCGAAGGGAAGGTTGCGTGTGGCGTCGATCTCGTCGATGCAGAGAACGATCGGCTGTTCGACCTTTTCGAGGACCACCTCGCGGAGCGCGCCGAAAAAGCGTCGCATCGGCCCGAATTCGGACTTTGCCTTCCAATAGGCCAGGATCTCGGCTCTGAGTCCGAGAACCCGTCCAAGCTCCGCCGCCATGCCGATGTACCACTGGTCGGGCGTCACGTTCCGTCCCCCCATCTGCGTGAGATCGATGGACACGGTGCACCATCCCATCTGCTCCAGCTTCGCGAGCGTGCGGATTGAAAGGGAGGATTTCCCCATCTGGCGGGAGTTCAGGACGTAGCAGTATTGGGCGTTCCGCAGCGCCTCGAAGAGCTGCTGGTCGCAGTTACGCTCGACGTAGCTGGACGCATCCAGCGGCAACGTGCCGCCGGATACGAAGAAATTACTTTCACGACCCACCACCATCGGCGGTTCCGATACTACAACGATCCGGGAGGTTGTGGTGGAGGGTCGACAAGGATAAAAGAGGCTTGAGGCAGACCTGAATCCAACGCCGCTTGCACCCGGGGCGCGAGCGGAGCGATTTGTGAGCGTTTCTGCTTGTGGCGGAACGTCAGGACTTCGGCTTCAAACTGGCCAGGGCGTCGGCGAGGCGGGCTTTGTCGTCTTCGCTCTTTGCCTCCGCGAGCAACTTTTCGACGGCTATACGCTGGGCGGTGGCAAGCGCGTCTTCGGAGGCGACGTGAATGTCTGGGTCCACGCCGGTTCCTTCCCAGTTCGTCTTCGTATAAGGGTTGATCGCTCTGCCGACCGGTATGAAGGCGCCGAAGTGGTCGTTTAGCCGAACGACGCCGCCGGGATTTGCGCCTCCCCAGGTGCTGGTCCCCACGATCGTGGCGCGGCGCAGGTTCTTCAGGTCGTACGAGAACTCCTCGGCGCCCGAACCGGTTCGCTTGGAGGTCAGGACGTAGACCGGCTTACCGACATAGCGGCGACCCGGAAGCTTCGAAAGAGTCCAGAACTGCTCAGTCCGGTTACCCTCGCGCATATAGATATCGTTCAGGTGCACGGGCTTTGGGTCGAAGAGATAGCTGCAGAGGAGACGGACGGTCGCCGGGTCTCCACCTCCGTTGTAGCGGACGTCAATGATCAGCGCGTCGGTGTCGCCGACAAAGTCCATCGCGGCCTGGATCGGACGGGCCGCAATCTCCGGATCGAAGAATCCGTCCACCCGGATATAGCCGACGTTGCCGAGAAGGCGCTCGACCTTTTCGAATCCGGCGTTTGCCTTATGAGTGAACCATCTGTCCTGATCGATCTCTTTCTGCGACGGAGCGGCGCGTTGGGCTCGGACCGGAAGCGGCTTCTCGCTGTACCGGACGCGGAAGTGGGCATCTTTACAGATGGCGTTGATATCTTCCGTGAGCGCTTTGGCAAAGTCGGGACCCGCGCTCAACGTGTCGTAGCCTCCGGAGGCAAGCTTCGCTTTGAGCGCCTCGCCAGCTTTCTTTCCCAGGTCAGGGAATACGTACCGCTCCTGAATAGCGCTGACGAGCGAATCGATCGTGCTGCGACGGTCGTCGGCGGAGATGTCGGCGGCGACGAGGGAAAGGGAGAGGGCAAGCAGCGACGTGACCATGGGACGTTTTCAATACGGAATGCGACGGAGGATTGGTTTCAGCCGGCGATCTAATCTCACATGTCGAGCGTGCGCTTCAAAGCCTGCGAGACCTTTTCCGCCTCCTCCCGTGAAAGTTTCCCCTTCCGCTGGGTCAGGCGATTTTTTGGAACCGTTTGAATCTGTTCGCACTTGGCGAAGCTCTCCTCCGACAAACCATTGCCTTTACTGGGCAAGACCAGTGCATGAGAGGGGATGCGTTCGGAACCCTTTGTGCTAAACGGAACCACGATTGTGAGCTTGTAGCTCTCGACCCGGTTCAGATGATCGGTCTGGACAACCACACAGGGACGGACTCCGTTCTGCCGGCTATCGGGATGCTCGTTAAAGTCGCACATCCAGACCTGCCCGCGCTCAATCTGCAACGCGGTAAGCCTCCTGTTGGGCTCCAGTGGGGAAATCCATATCCTGCATTTCCGAGCTTCCCAAAAGGGCAAACCCCTCCGCCAGCGCTTCTTGGTCGAGCTTCTGGAGGCCCAACTCGAGTAGCTGCTCGATGACCTGGGTCTGTGAGCGACCGCGATCCTTGGCGATCTTTTCGATCCGATCCGCAGTCTCGGTTTGAATCCTCACTCCAATATGAACTTTGGACATAGACTCATTGTATTGCAAAACGTTGAACAATCTGTATTCATTTATCCAATAGCTGTAGTCGATCCCCCCTTTTTCGGAATCCGCTAACCGCTAACTGCCAACCGCCAACACCTCATCGGGTAAAAAGGAACAGACGAATGGACGACGCGCCCCGAGCTTTCACAACTTTCAGAAAGTTCATGCAAGCCTTGCATTTTCGAAAGCAGCTTGCGCGGAGCCCTTCGGCGGCAGTTTCTGAGGTGTCGTGGTGAACGTGAGTCGGTTCGCCAAGTACGCTTGGCTCGTCCTCCTTTACAATCTAGCCGCGGTGGCTTGGGGCGTCTACGTTCGCGCCAGCAAGTCGGGCGACGGATGCGGTAGCCATTGGCCGCTGTGCGATGGCGATAGCACCCCGCTGATGGGACCGGGCGCGAAGCTCGTCGAGATGTCCCACCGGATCTCCACCGGCCTCATCCTGCCGATGGCGCTGGTGATGGTGGTTTGGGCCTGGATCGCCTATCCGAAGAAGCATCTCGTCCGAAAGGCTTCCGGAACGGTCCTAGGATTTGTGATCATGGAGGCGCTGGTTGGCGCGGCGCTGGTTAAGTTCGGCCTCGTGACGACTAACGATTCGGCGGCAAGAGCCGGGGTTATGGCGTTCCATGTGGTCAGCACGTTCTTGCTGCTCGGCGCGATCTCGCTGGCCGCTCTTGGCGCAAGTGGATTGCCGACGCCGCGGCTGAAGGGCCAGAGCACAGTCGGCTGGATCATCGGCATGGCTTGCTTCGGCGTCATCACGCTCGGTGTCAGTGGCGCGATCTCCGCGCTCGGGCATCAGCTCCACGAGACGCCGAACGTCCTTCAGGCGGCGATGAACCCGGCGACCCACTGGATGGTCCGCCTCCAGCCGCTCCACCCGTTCATTGCGGCCAGCATCGGCTTGTATCTGATGCTCGCGGCGGGACTGCTACAGCACCTGAGGCCGGACCCGCGCGTTAAGGCGGCCACTCGTTGGGTGGTCGGTTTATTCCTGGCGCAGCTTGCGCTTGGCTCGCTCAATATTTGGCTGAAGGCGCCGATCGAGATGCAGATGGCGCATCTGATGCTGGCCGACGTCAACTGGATCTCGCTCGTCGCGCTGGGGGCGTTCTGCCTCGCCGATGGGATCGAGCGAGTCGAATCGCGTCCCGCGCCCGAAGAAGCGGGCGAGTTCGAGCCGCTTCGCGGGCGTGAGCTGATCAAGGCGTACATCGCTCTCACCAAACCCCGCGTCATCTCGCTTCTGCTCTTCACCACCCTGACCGCCATGGTCGCGGCGAAGGGGCAGTGGCCGGGCACATGGCTCTTCCTGGCGGTGGCGCTTGGCGGATATATGTCGGCGGGAGCCGCGAACGCGATCAATATGGTGATCGACCGCGACATCGACCTCGCGATGAAACGGACCGCGAAGCGTCCGACGGTGACCCAGTCGATCCCCTCGCGCGACGCGCTCCTATTCGCTTTCGCACTGGCCGCCTCTTCGTTCGCGCTCCTTTGGTTCGCCGGAACCTTGCTCAGCGCGGTGATGGCGTTTAGCGGATTGGTGTTCTACGTCGTCGTCTACACGATGCTTCTCAAGCGTCGCACTTGGTCGAACATCGTCATCGGCGGCGCGGCCGGCGCGTTCCCGCCGCTGGTCGGCTGGGCGGCGGTGACGAACGATCTTCCGCCGCTATCGCTCTATCTGTTCGCGATCATCTTCGTTTGGACGCCGGTGCATTTCTGGGCGCTGGCGCTGCTTCTGAAGGACGATTACGCGGCGGCCGGGGTGCCGATGCTGCCGTGTGTGAAAGGCGACCGCCATACCGTGATTCAGATCGGTATTTACGGGATCATCACGTTCATCGTGTCGCTGCTTCCGTTCCTGCTTCCCAAAGTCGGATGGATCTACGCGGGGGCGGCTTTCGTCCTTAACGCCATCTTGCTCTACCTGTGTGTCGAGCTTTATCGTCGCATCGACCGGCCGCGCGCAAGCCGCCTGTTCCATTATTCGATGCTCTACCTGGCCCTGCTTTTCCTCATGTTCGCGATCGATCGCGCGGTGGTGATGGCATGAAGTGGCACGGGCGGCCCGCCCGTGGGTATCACGCGCAGCCTGCGCGTGAAGTCGTTTGCTTTGAGGCCGAGAACCGCCTTGGGCGAGCCGCCCGCGTTACGCGAGCAAGACTTTACGCTCACTCGGTAGAATTCGTTTCACTTCCGACGCCGGTTCGTCACGGACGACAAGCCGCCGTTATTGCTGCGCACCGGAGGGGCAGCGCAGCGCGGAATCGCCCCCTCACAGCTACGGAGCAATCTTAATGTCTGCCCAAGTCTTTAAGCCGAGCGCCAACTCGATCGCCCAAGTCGCCATGTTGTCGATCGCGATCGGGGTGCCGACCGTATGGCTATCCATCGCGGGTCTCTCGCGATCGCCTGCCAACACCAAGGTCGACGTTCCGCTGAACCAGCCAGTGCCGTTCAGCCACCAGCACCATGCGTGGGAGCTTGGTATCGACTGCCGGTATTGCCACACCAGCGTGGAGAAGTCCTCCTATGCGGGCTTACCGTCGACCGAGACGTGCATGAGCTGCCACTCGCAGATCTGGACGAATTCGCCGCTCCTCGAGCCGGTACGCCGCAGCTACGAGACCGGCACGCCGATCAAGTGGAACCTCGTGAACAAGGTGCCCCAGTTCGTGCACTTCAACCACTCGATCCACATCAACCGCGGCATCAACTGCGACGTGTGCCACGGCGCCGTGCAGTACATGCAGATCACCTTTAAGGGGAACAGCTTCCAGATGGCGTGGTGCCTTCAGTGCCACCGCGCGCCGGAGCGGTATGTGTACAAAGACGAGACCGCGCCCGCTACCGAAGCGCCGCGAAACCAGGTTTTCAACCTCTACTGGAAGTTCCAAGAGAAAGGAATGTCCAACTTGAGCGATCGCGAGAAAGAGATCCTGCACGGAGATTACGGCGGATCGGACGACGCTCAGGATAAGACGAAGGGCAAGGAACTCGTGAGCAAGTACGGCATCCATGTGGCGCAATTGGCCGACTGTTCGGTTTGCCACTACTAGTCGCCGGATTGAAGATTTGTGACTGACGATTTGAGATTAACGATGGATACGAACACGGAGCAGCGGTTTGACGTCGAGGCAGCGCGAGAGCAGCTCGCGGGCCAGGGCGGCAAGCGTTACTGGCGCACGCTCAGCGAGCTAGCGGACACGCCGGAATTTCAACTGTGGGTCGAGGACGAGTTCCCGAACCGCCGGTCGATCATGCAGATCAACCGGCGCGACCTGCTGAAGTTCATGGGCGCATCGATGGCGCTCGCGGGGCTTTCCGGTTGCCGCGGCGTCTTCCTTCCGGAAGACAAGGTCGTCCCGTACGTTCGCCAGCCGGAAGAGCTGGTTCCGGGCAAGTCGCTTTATTACGCCAGCGCGATTACG
This window encodes:
- a CDS encoding heme o synthase, which encodes MNVSRFAKYAWLVLLYNLAAVAWGVYVRASKSGDGCGSHWPLCDGDSTPLMGPGAKLVEMSHRISTGLILPMALVMVVWAWIAYPKKHLVRKASGTVLGFVIMEALVGAALVKFGLVTTNDSAARAGVMAFHVVSTFLLLGAISLAALGASGLPTPRLKGQSTVGWIIGMACFGVITLGVSGAISALGHQLHETPNVLQAAMNPATHWMVRLQPLHPFIAASIGLYLMLAAGLLQHLRPDPRVKAATRWVVGLFLAQLALGSLNIWLKAPIEMQMAHLMLADVNWISLVALGAFCLADGIERVESRPAPEEAGEFEPLRGRELIKAYIALTKPRVISLLLFTTLTAMVAAKGQWPGTWLFLAVALGGYMSAGAANAINMVIDRDIDLAMKRTAKRPTVTQSIPSRDALLFAFALAASSFALLWFAGTLLSAVMAFSGLVFYVVVYTMLLKRRTWSNIVIGGAAGAFPPLVGWAAVTNDLPPLSLYLFAIIFVWTPVHFWALALLLKDDYAAAGVPMLPCVKGDRHTVIQIGIYGIITFIVSLLPFLLPKVGWIYAGAAFVLNAILLYLCVELYRRIDRPRASRLFHYSMLYLALLFLMFAIDRAVVMA
- a CDS encoding cytochrome c3 family protein; its protein translation is MSAQVFKPSANSIAQVAMLSIAIGVPTVWLSIAGLSRSPANTKVDVPLNQPVPFSHQHHAWELGIDCRYCHTSVEKSSYAGLPSTETCMSCHSQIWTNSPLLEPVRRSYETGTPIKWNLVNKVPQFVHFNHSIHINRGINCDVCHGAVQYMQITFKGNSFQMAWCLQCHRAPERYVYKDETAPATEAPRNQVFNLYWKFQEKGMSNLSDREKEILHGDYGGSDDAQDKTKGKELVSKYGIHVAQLADCSVCHY